The window TGTCATGGCCATACAGTCTTGCCAGGAGCTGATTGGCGTACAGGAGGCGACCCTCGGGCGTAGAGATAAAAACCCCCACGGGCGCATCCATGAGAAGGTCATGACAGTGTTCGGGGTAGGGACGGACGCTTGAATTGGGTCCATTGGCGGGGAGCCTTCCGGGTTCATTGCGGACTCCTTCACGTCGGTAAGAGAGGCATGTGTATCAGGGATCGACCGGCATTCCGGCATTCTTTTTTGTCGCAAAGATCGTTATGAAAAACAAGCCGAATCGTCTCTTGCCCGGAGTGGACAATGATTGGTACAAAGCGATTGAAAGAACAAGCACGATCCGGGTGTCGTCTGCAAAAAGGCATTAAACCGAAGGTGGCATTGAAAAGGGAGGTCGGCGATGGGAATTCTGTCTTGGATTGTCATGGGCTTGATCGTTGGGGTGCTCGCCAAGTTCATCATGCCGGGCAAAGACCCGGGAGGGATCATCATCACCATTTTGCTTGGCATAGGCGGCGCTTTCGTAGGCGGATTCATTGGATCCTCTCTGGGGCTCGGGCCGGTCACCGGTTTTAATATCGGCAGCATCGTCCTGGCCACAGGCGGCGCCATTCTGCTGCTGGTCGTGTATCGCGCCATCAAGAAGAAATAACCTGCCGTCGCAATCCGACGAGGTTAACGCAAAGGGTGGGCCATGCATCTCTTTTTCGATCTCGACGGCACGCTGACCGACCCATTTGAAGGGATTACCCGCTGCATCGCGCATGCCTTGGCGGTCATGGGTCGGCCGTGCCCCCCGCTTGCCGAGCTGCGCTGGTGCATCGGGCCACCGCTCAGGAAAAGCCTGGCGGTGCTGCTCGGCACGGATGATGATAAACTGGTCGAAGAGGCGGTTTCTGCTTATCGGGAGCGGTTCGGTGCGGTCGGCCTGTTTGAAAATCGGGTCTACGACGGCATCCCCGAAATGCTTCAAACCCTCTCAAGCTTCAGCCACACGCTATATGTGGCCACCGCCAAGCCATGGATTTTCGCCGAACGAATTGTCGATCATTTCGGCCTCAGCGGCCACTTCAAAAGCATCTACGGCTGCGAACTCGATGGCGCACGGGGCGATAAGGCGAGTTTGATCGCCCACATCCTGGATGCTGAATCCATCGATTCGTCCGAAACCGCAATGATCGGGGATCGCGAGCACGACATCATCGGGGCAAAGGCAAACAGGATTCCCGCCTTCGGCGTGCTCTGGGGGTACGGCACCAGGGACGAGTTGGAAGCCTCGGGTGCACGCGCCTGTTTCGGAAGTCCGCGGGAAATCCCAACCGCCTTCAATGGAAAGTCCGATTCCAAATCGCTGTCATTCCCTTCGAGCAGCGCCGCGGACAGGGCGGGCCCAACCGGTAAAGGGGCGCCAGTCTATTGGGATCGACCCCGGCCAGGCAGCCGGCGGCGATGAGGTAGTTGATCAGGGTGGTGCGCACTATGCCCAGCCGGCGCCAGCGCCGGCCCGAGGTGATAGCCGCACCGGGGGCCAGCACGATGCGGCCCAGCCCGGCCATGTTTCGGGCCAGGAAAAGGTCTTCCGCAATGGGCACCTCGGGGAAACCGCCCGCCCGCCAAAAACCTGCTCGACGCATGAACAGGGCCTGGTCGCCGTAAGGCAGCCTGAGCCACCGCACCCGCAGGCGTGCGGCAGCCTCGATCCAGCGCATGGTCCGCCCCTGCAGATCGGTCTTGAACTGGAAGGCGCCCATGGCCACGCGCGGATCCATGAGCACCTCGAACAGCTGCAGATCGAAATCAGCGGACAGGCGGGTATCGGCATGCAGAAAGAGCAGGGCCCGCCCCCGGGCCTTTGCGGCGCCGATGTTCTGCTGCACAGCCCGACCGGGCGACGTGACCAGGACCTCGGCGCCGGCGCGGCGCGCCAGCAGCGGTGTCTGGTCGCGGCTGCCGCCGTCGACCACGAGGGTTTCGACGCCCGGCCGCAAGGTCTGTTCCACGGCTGCGGCGATGCGCGGCGCCTCGTTCAGAGCCGGAATGACGACACTCAGGTAGGGCCGGCGCCAATCATAAGCCGGCCGCCAGGCGCGCAGATCCTCGGGCGTGTCCATGTCGTCGAGGGGCGGCAGCAGGGCCGCCGACAGGCCTTGCCGCCTGGCCAGATCCAGGCTCTGGTCGAGCACCCGGCCGGTCCCCCACGCGATGCCGTCGAACACCCCCGCCGGCCGCCGAGTTCCCACCAGCCAGTAACCGCCGTCCCGGCTCGGCCCGAACACCAGGTCGTGGGAGTCCAGGGCCGCGAAAGCCTGCGCCAGGTGGGATGCGGACAGGCCGGGAACATCGGTTCCCACCAGCACCGCCTGGCGTGCGCCCGTCGCCAGTGCGTTTTCAAGGGCGCTTTGCATGCGTTGGCCCAGATTCCCCTCCTCCTGGGGATAAAGGCCGACCCGCCGGCCGGCCAGCCAACGCCCCATCTGCGCCGGCGTACCGCCGGTATAGGCAAACGCCACCGGCGCCAGACCGGCACGCGTCATCGTCGCCAGGGTTCGCTCGGTCAGTTCGCGCTGAAGCTCGGCCGCCCCCAAAGGCCCGAGCAACGGTATCAACCGGGTTTTGGTCTCTCCCGGGCGCGGATAGCGGCCGAACAGGATGAGTCGGCGTTGGGCGAATGGCGGCGTCATCGACGGGCGGCGTTTCCTTTCCAAGCAGGATATGCAATTTCTATCATGGGTGCAGGCCATAGTCCATTGTCCGGCTTGCCAGCAATTTTGCCTGAATGTGATTCACCCTGAAGGACGTGCTTTTCAATAATATTTTGAAGTTTACACCCGCATCACAATGGAGATGGCAGGCCCGGGTGGGGCAGGTGGCCAGGGCCACGTGAGCCTGCGGTCTTAGAGCCAGTTAAATGCATACGGCGGACAAGCGGCCCAGACTGTTTGAGCGCAGCGAGTTTCTGGGCCGCCCGCCGTGCATTTTACTGGCTCTTGACCGCTTGGCGTGTGGCATCGGCCACCTGTTCCACCCGGGCCGGATTTAATGAATCGCATTCCGTTGGAATCGCTGACGGCCCGCAATTCCGCTTGACGGACCGCACGTTTTCCCCTATCAATCATCGCGATGGATTCAATCAAGCCATCCAAGGCTTGATTCCAAGATGAGTTATGCCATAGGCTCAGCCACCCAGACTCATGTCGGGTGGCTGTTTTCTTTGGGGTAATAAACCGTGAAGCTGCTGGTTATCGACAACTACGATTCGTTCACCTACAACCTGGTGCAGATGTTTCGCCAGTACCCGTTGACGGTGGAGGTCTATCGCAGCGACGCCATCGATCTGGACCGTTCCGAAGCCCTCGGGCCCGATTATATACTGATCAGCCCCGGACCCAAGGATCCGGCCAGCGCCGGCATCTCCATGGACCTGATCCGGCACTGGTACCAACGTGTTCCCATTCTGGGGGTCTGCCTGGGAATGCAGTGCCTCAACGAAGTGTTCGGCGGCCGCACCGTTCCGGCCCGCCACCCCATGCACGGCAAGACCAGCCCGGTCACCCACTTCGGCAAAGGAATCTTCGCCGGTTTGCCCAATCCCTTTCGCGCGGCCCGCTATCACAGCCTGGCCGTATCGCCGGCTCCCGCGGCGCTGGAGAAAGAACTGGTTATCTCCGCCCGCAGCGACGATTACACCATCATGGGGATGTGCCACCAGCGATACCCACTGTGCGGCGTGCAATTCCACCCGGAAAGTTTTCTCACCGAACACGGCTTCACCCTGGTGGAAAACTTTCTCAAACTCGGACCCATGGAAAATCCCCATGACCAACGCATCGCCCACTAAACCGCCGATCCCTCCGGCCACCCTGACCGGCGTGCACGTGCAGCCTTACCCGCTGAAAATGCCGTTCATCGATCTGGCCGCACGCTTCGCCCATCTGCCCGGTACGGTCGTGTTGCTCAGCGGCGGCGAGCAGGACAGTGCCCGCCACCATCTTCTGGGTATCGATCCCTGGATGACGCTGCGAAGCCGCAAAAACCGCATGGCCCTCAGCCTCGACGATCGCTCCTTTGAACTCTCCGGTTCGGCCAGCGATCTGCTTCGCCAGATCGTCGACACGGTGCGGCTGCCCGAGGGCGATTGGCCCGGCCCTCTGGCCGCCGGGCTGATGGGCTACCTGGCCTACGATCTCAAGGACGACATCGAACGGCTGCCCAAAACCAGCGTGGACGACCTGCGACTGCCGCACATGCTGTTAACGGCGCCGTCCCTCGTCGTGGTGCATGATCGAAAAACCGAATCGACCCGGCTGATGGTCCCGTTGCGCCGGGAACCCGAAACCGATGCGGTTCGCATCGTGTCCCGATTCCATGACGCCGTGAACACATTCCCGGTGGAGAGCGAAGCCTTTACCATCGGAGCTCAAGGCCCCTCCGCCAATTTCACGGCCGACGGGTACCGCACTGCGGTGCAGCGGATCATCGACTATATCGGTGCCGGCGATGTCTACCAGGTCAACCTCTCCCAGCGATTCAGCGTGCCATTTCAGGGCAGTGCCTTTGCCTACTTCCGGCGGCTTTTCACCCTGAACCCGGCCCCCTTTTTCGCGTTCGTCCAAGCCGGCGACCACCAGATCGTCTCCACCTCGCCCGAACGCTTCCTGCTGCAAAACGGCCGCCGTGTAGAAACCCGGCCGATCAAAGGGACGCGCCCGCGCGGCGGCACGGCCGAAAAGGACGAGGCCATGCGCCGGGAACTGCTCGAGAGCCCGAAAGACGATGCCGAGCTGTCGATGATCGTCGACCTACTGCGCAACGACATCGGCAAAGTGTGCCGGGCCGGCAGCGTCACGGTGGCCCATCACAAACGCCTGGAGGCCTACGACAATGTCTACCACCTGGTCTCGATCATCGAAGGCGAACTGGATGAAGACCGGAACAGCGCGGATCTGATCCGGGCTGCCTTTCCCGGCGGTTCGATCACCGGCTGCCCCAAGGTTCGCGCCATGGAGATCATCGACGAACTGGAGCCCTGCCGGCGACATGTCTATTGCGGCAGTATCGGCTATATCAGCTTCCACGACACCATGGATCTGTCCATCGCCATCCGCACGGCAACGATCACCGGCGGATCGCTCTGCTTCTCCGTGGGCGGCGGCATCGTCTTCGACTCCGACCCCCAGGCCGAATACGAAGAGACCCTTCACAAGGGCCGAACCCTTATGGCCGCGTGCCAGAACGAATGCACGCTGCCGGCGCCCGAGACCATCGTGTGGCACAACGGTCGACTGATGCGTGCGGCGGATACCCGCGTCTCCATCGCCGACCAGGGCCTGCTCTATGGCTTCGGCCTCTTCGAAACCATACGGGTGGATCGCGGCGCCGTCCCACTGCTCGACGGCCACGTGGCCCGCTTCGACCGCAGTTGGCGCGCCCTGATGCCCGACGACCCGCCCGACCTGACATGGGCCGACGTCATTGCCCAGGTGGTCGCCGCCAATGACCTGTCCCGACGCTGCGCCGCCGTTAAAATTCTGGCCACCCGCGGCAGCCGCGATCGAGCGCCCTGGGACCATGCCCTGTTCGTGACCGCGCGACCCTACAGCCACCGGCTGAAGACGCTGAACACACCCGGCATCAGACTAGGCACCTTCCCCCACCCACGCCAGAGCCCCCTGGCCGGCCACAAGACCCTCAACTATCTTTACTACCTGAAAGGCGGTCAATGGGCCAGGGAGAACGGATACGACGAAGCACTGGTGCTCAATCCGGACGGAAGCGTTTCGGAGACACACACCGCCAATCTTCTGATCGTAAACAGCGCCGAAGTGATCCGCCCCGCATCGCCGACCGTCCTGCCAGGCGTGATGGCCGAAGCCGCCTGCCGGCTGCTGGCTCAGTGGGGATATCGTATCCACGAAACCATCGTCCGGCCCGAAATGCTGCTTCAGGCCGACCAGGTACTCGCCGCCAATGCCCTGATGGGGACCGTGCCGGTCATCGGCGTCGATAACAAGGTCCGCCCCGAAGGCGGAGATCTCTGGCGACGAGTCAACGACGCGATTCTTCCCCATTGGAACGCAGACTGAATGCGCCTTCGGTGCAAGGAAACATTCGAGCCCTACAATTTGATGACCCCGTCTCCGGTCATTGCTCTGAATCGCCCAAAAAAGCACAAGATCCAGCCACGCGAAATTTTGGGTTGACAGCCCGTTCTATTTTTCCTAAGTCATCCGCGAACGTCGACATGACGAAAAGCGGCTCAGCGGGTATCCCATCATCGCAACCATTAACGCCCTTGAGCCCCGCGATAGCGATAATCGCGTCTTGCCCTGCCGCGCAGGTATGTCCGAAAGCCCGTCTGGCTTTAAGACCCGATCGGTCCGATCGCTCTCATATCTGAAGCATGTCTCGGAACCTCCGCCCATCTCTCATGGGACCGCGCGGCGAGATGAACAGGCTGTCACACACGCCAATCGACCATTTCTGAAACGTGAGGATCTCCCACTCTGTGTTGCGTTGTCTTTTTTTGCGTCACGGCGGCGACTCGACCGCGGCGCGTATGTTCTTCCGGCGTGCGAACGCATTCTGACGGAAATCGATGGTTCATCCCAATGTTATCCGGGCTGATCCTTTTGCGAAGGATGCCCCAACCCAAGTAAAGAAGAAAAAGAAAAGGAGGAATCCCCATGCCGACCCCAGCTTACCTGACCATCCAAGGCGCCAGCCAGGGCCACATCACCGAAGGCGCTTTTACCATCACCAGTGTGGGAAACGTCTACCAGGAGGGCCACGAAGACGAAATCCTGATCCAGGGATTCAAACACGAGGTGACCGTACCGACCGATCCGCAGAGCGGGCAGCCTACCGGCCAACGCGTGCACCGACCCCTGGTCGTCACCAAGGTGTTCGACAAATCTTCGCCCATGCTCTACACGGCACTCTGCTCGGGCGAAAAGCTCAACACCTGCACGCTCAAATGGTTCCGGACAGATCCGTCCGGCACTCAGGAGCACTACTTCACCATCGAGCTCGAAGACGCGATCATCACCGACATCACAGCGCACATGCCCAATTGCCAGGACCCGGGAATGGTCCACTTCACCCATCTGGAAGAAGTCTCCTTCACCTACCGAAGCATCACCTGGACCCATGAAGCGGCCGGAACCTCGGGCTCGGACGACTGGCGGTCACCCAAAGAGTAAGCACGGAGGCAAAATGGCCGGTCACACGGCATCCAATCAATCCCGCTTTCACTTCCGGGCCGGCGGCATCTCTTTTAGGGTGGCCGCCTTCAAGGCCCGGGAGGACCTGTCCGAGTTGTACCGTGTGGAGTTGAATCTGGCCGTCGAAGAAGAGATCGAAACGGATGCGGCCTTGGGCCATAGCGGTCTGCTGACCATCGACAGCAACGATGGCGATCGGTTCTTCCATGGCGTCGTATACCTCTGCCGGCACACCGGTCGATCGGGACGGTTCCATCTTTACGACGCTCTGCTGATGCCACAGGCCGCCCTGCTCGATCTGCGCCACGACTGCCGGATCTTCCAGGATCTGGATGTGCCCGGTATCGTGGCCCAGGTCTTCGAGGAGGCCGGCATCACTCCAGAGGCCTATGTCTTCCGTCTTCAAGAGAAGTATATCCGGCGAAATTATTGTGTACAGTACCGCGAAAGCGATCTGCATTTCATCCGCCGCCTGCTGGCCGAAGAAGGCATCTTCTTTTTCTTCGAACACGGCCGGGATCAGCATCGGATGGTCTTTGGCGACGGCACGGTGTGTTATCCCCCCCTTCCCGACGGAGAACCGATATCGCTGAACCCTGGAGGCGGTCTATCGGCCGACCGGGAGACCATCCTGACGATCCAGCACGAGCGACGCATCACGAGCGGCCGCTATACCCAGCGCGATTTCAACTTCAAAAAGCCGGCCCTTGACCTCACCACCGGCGATCAGTGCGACCGCTTCGCCCGCCTCGAACGCTACGATTATCCCGGCATCTATGCACTGCCCGAAAATGGCCGCCGACTGGCTAGGGTACGCCTGGAGCAGACGGTGATGACCCGCCGCACGATCAAGGGGCAGGGCGTGGTGGCCCGCTTTGTTCCCGGGTTTACGTTCCATTTGGACAGCGGCGATAGTGCAGGAGATTTTCTGCTCCAGTCGATCGTTCACCGCGGCGAGCAGCCCCAGGTGCTGGCCGAACGAAGCGACCATGGCCGGGGCACCCGATATATCAACGACTTCGAGGCGCTGCCCGCCGATGTGCCTTTCCGACCCGCACCTATGCAAAAGCCTACGGTTCCGGGTGTCCAGACCGCCATCGTCTCCGGACCCAAAGACGAAGAAATTTACACCGACCGGTACGGGCGGGTAAAGGTCCGTTTTCACTGGGACCGCCGGGGTCGGTCCGGCGATCGCAGCTCGTGCTGGTTGCGGGTGAGCCAGAGCTGGGCCGGCACGGGCTGGGGCAGCATGTTCATCCCGCGCATTGGCCAGGAGGTGGTGGTCGACTTCCTCGAAGGCGACCCGGATCGCCCCCTGATCACCGGCCGGGCCTTTCACGGCGAAAATCCGCCACCCTACGACCTGCCCGCCCACAAAAGCATCTCTACGTTCAAAAGCCTCTGTACACCGGGCGGCGGTGGCTTTAACGAAATCCGTTTCGAGGATCGACATGCGCAAGAACACATCTTCGTCCATGCCCAGCGGGACATGGACCTGCAAGTAAACAACGACCGACGCACCCGCGTGGGCGCCAATGCCCACACTCGCATCGAAAAGGATGTGATCGAAGCGATTGCGGGCGACGCCCACCTCACAGTTCACGCCGACAGCATCCAGCAGGTCGACGGCAGCGTGTCCCAAACCGTCGGCCGCGACCGTCAGGAGAGGGTCGCCGGCCATTACGGCCTGGCCAGCGATCGCCAGATCCATATCGACGCCGGCACCGAATTGTTGATTTCGGCCGGCAAGACCCTGACCCTCAAGGCCGGGGCCGGATTCATGACCATCGATGCGGACGGGGTGTCGCTGGTCGGCCCCCGCATCAAGCTCAACAGCGGTGGCAGCCCGGGAACGGGCCGCGGCTGTATTGTCCAGGCCCCGCGGCAGCCCCAGGAGGTGATCGGGGCGTTGCCCGGCCAAACCGATGGTCCACCGGCCGCCGGAAGAGATTCACACGGGAAAGCGTCACCCGATGATGTGGCCATGGAACCGAATCGGAAAAACGACTGCAACCTGCCCGATGTCGAAAACCTGTCGGCTTGCTTTCAGCATGCAAAGACCCTGGCCGATTCCAAAATCGATCTGTCCGCATGGTTGCAAACAGGCTATGACATCGACGGCCCGACGCGGATGACAAAACCCGGGCCGCTCGATTCGTCTTTCAACGCCATCTGGAACCGGGACGTGCCGACTGGAGAGTATGGCCTGCGCCTGAATGGTTTTTGCCTTGATGCGGAGGCGATCAAGGGATCTCAAGGGATGGAAACACAGGACAAATGCGATGATTCATGAGCGCATCCACCGTATCGACATCGGGTGGCAGGATCTGTTCAAGCCGATCCAGGGACTCAAGACCGCACCGGAGAATGATCCATTGATCAATCAGATCGCCATCCGCAAGGAGACCCTGCCCATCATCCTGGTTCCCGGCATCATGGGCAGCCGTCTCAAACAAGCCGCGGGTGGGGATAAGGTGTGGGATCCGGATGCCAAGGGATTCATGCTGATAAAGTATGGGCGGATTTTTATCACCCCCGAGGATCGCAAAAAGTATCTCATCGGGGATACAATTTACAGCGATGGTTTCCTGGTCGTCGATCCGGACAACGCCGAAGTGCCCGAACCGGGAAGAGATCGCGGATGGGGCACGGTGGCCTGGCAGCATTACGGCAGCCTGCTCGGCGCCCTGGCCGGCCACGAGTGGCCCGCGACTTTGGATGTCTGCTTCGACCTTCCGGTGTACGCCTTCGGCTACAACTGGACCGATTCCAGCCACGCCTCGGGCCGGGCCCTGGCGGACTACATCGACCGGGTGATCGATGAACAGGGCCGGATCCAGCCCTGCCGGCAGGTGATCCTGGTGACCCACTCCATGGGCGGGCTGGTGGCCCGCTCGGCCTGCAAGCTGCACGGCGCCGAATCCAAAGTGCTGGGGGTGCTGCACGGCGCCCAGCCCGCCTTCGGGGCCCCGGCCGCCTACCAGCGCATCAAGCACGGGTTCCGGGAGCTGGACGGCTCGCTGTGGGACTGGCTGTGCCATCCGATCCGCAAGATCTCCGACACGCTCACCGAACGGGTGCTGGGCGACGAAGGCCCTGAGGTGACCCTGCTCATGGCCCACATGCCCGGCGGCCTGGAGCTGCTGCCCACCCGGGCGTACCGCACCAACGAGGGCCGCGCCGAGTGGCTGCACTACCGGGGCCGCCACGGCCACAGCCTCGATCTGCCCCGCCGGGGCGATCCCTACGACGAAATCTACGGCGCCAAAGAGGCCCCCTTTCGCTTGATCGATCCCCGGTGGCTGGGAGAAAAAACCAGTCGCAAAAACAGCCGCCATACAAGTGAAGACAAAAGTGCGTGGCACAATTTCTCCTTCAATTTAAACAAGGCCAAGGTATTCCATGAGAATCTCGGCAACTACGCCCATCCCGAAACCTACCAGTTTTACGGTACGGCGCTCGAAACCCCAGATCGCATCGAAATCGGCTGCCAGAAGTTTTCCGGCCGGCAGCTCTTCGACCTGCAGCATCTGGAGGGCAAGCACTTTTTCGAGTTCCGCGACGCGCACAACCAGGTGATCGATACCGATCGCGATATGTATCTGGACGATCCGGCGGCCTTCGAGATCCCCAACCGCTGGCACACCGAATCGATCTGGGCTTACGCGGTATCGCCGCCCACAGGCTCGGGCGACGGCACGGTGCCCGACGCATCGGGCCGTGCCCTGGCCGCCCGCCCCAGTTTTTACGACAAGGGCCCCGACGGAACGGTGTCCATCGATGCCGACGATGAAAACGACCATGCCCGAACCCACGACCGGATCTTTAACACGGCGACGGCCCGGCACATCACGATAAAGGTGATTGAAAACCTATGCAAAGCCAAGATCAGACACGAAACCGGCGCATGAGCCCCATCTTTTGCAGATGGGCGGCCGCCCTGGCAACAGTTGCCATCATGGCCGGCTGCGCCCCAACGAACAGGAACCAACCCATGCACCGTTTCAACGAACACACGCGCACCTGCGGCGTCGGCCGCTTTGTCGTCGACATCCCTGCCGCCATGACCTTTTCCGGCGGATACTCTTTTCAGGGTCGCAAAATCGAGGAAATCGTCTGGCAAGACAAAGAAGACCCCCTAAATACTTGGAACCATCACATTGAAAAAATTAACCGACGCGAGGCGCCTAAAGGGGTGTCCAGTGCGCTCATCGAAGAGCGGGAGATCGCTGGAATCGGAGTGTGGTGTAAAACGGTACTATACTTCAATGAACCGTTGGATCCCCACTATGGCGCCATGGATTTGTTGCTCAATACGGGTCCAACCGGCTTATGGATCAAGGCGTGGGACAAAAAGCTCTCTGCCAAGGAGACGATCTATGAAATTTCCACCGACATCGCCCGGGCCTATCGTGCCCCGGAAAAGCGGTTCAACCGTGTCGAGGTCGTCGACGGCCGCGATGCCTTTTACCTGCGGTACGGTGCCGTCGATCTGCCCTTCGAATATAAAGAGAGCGTGGATATCGTCTTTCGGGAACATGCGTTGGACGATCGGCTCAAAATTCATATCATGACCTGGGTGGTGCACGAGGAAAACAAGATCGGCCTGTTGGAGCGGGCGGCCAACTCCCTGATGATGAAGCTCGTCGGAGATCTGAAGATCGAGAAGCTGCGTTCCGGCCAGCGCACGGTCGCAGGCCTGCCGGGCGAAGAGTTGATCGAAAGATTTACGGAAAACGGCCGCAATACCCTGTCCTTCACCTGGATGCATTTGGGGAAAAAGGATTCCGCCCATTGGCCCAGGGTCGTCGTCGATATGGAATCCAGGGACGGACACCTGGAAGAAAAACTATACCTGTGGGATGCGCTCCTCGATTCCATGTGCGCGGCAGGCAGACAGGATCGCTGACCGACATCTCAAAGGATCATAACGATGAAGGAGGACCCCTTGCCCGGTTTGGCCCGGCTCGGAGACAAGGCCCGCGCGGAAAAAGACAGCCACGGGTGTCCGGAATGCAGCCATACGGTGATCGGCCCCGCCGTGACCGGGTCCGACACCGTCCTGATCAATCAAAAACCCGCATTGCGATTGGGCGACACGGGAAAGCACGCCCAGTGCTGCGGCGCCAATGTCTGGACCGTGGCCGGGGCGAGCCAGTCGATTTATATCGACGGCCGGCCAGCAGCCCGGGTGGGCGACATCACCCGGCATTGCGGCGGCATGGGCGCTATCGTGGAGGGCAGCCCTGACATCGAAGCCGGCGAATAACCGCCTCGTCATT is drawn from Desulfatitalea tepidiphila and contains these coding sequences:
- a CDS encoding T6SS immunity protein Tli4 family protein, which gives rise to MSPIFCRWAAALATVAIMAGCAPTNRNQPMHRFNEHTRTCGVGRFVVDIPAAMTFSGGYSFQGRKIEEIVWQDKEDPLNTWNHHIEKINRREAPKGVSSALIEEREIAGIGVWCKTVLYFNEPLDPHYGAMDLLLNTGPTGLWIKAWDKKLSAKETIYEISTDIARAYRAPEKRFNRVEVVDGRDAFYLRYGAVDLPFEYKESVDIVFREHALDDRLKIHIMTWVVHEENKIGLLERAANSLMMKLVGDLKIEKLRSGQRTVAGLPGEELIERFTENGRNTLSFTWMHLGKKDSAHWPRVVVDMESRDGHLEEKLYLWDALLDSMCAAGRQDR
- a CDS encoding PAAR domain-containing protein, encoding MKEDPLPGLARLGDKARAEKDSHGCPECSHTVIGPAVTGSDTVLINQKPALRLGDTGKHAQCCGANVWTVAGASQSIYIDGRPAARVGDITRHCGGMGAIVEGSPDIEAGE